The Microbacterium trichothecenolyticum sequence GGGCCTCGAGGAACCGGGCGATCAGCGTGTACGGCTCGATGTCGTCGAGCTCTCCGACACGGCCCAGAGGGCGCAGCACCTCGCGATGCGGCGCCGAGGAGCTGATGCCGACGTTGAGGCGCCCGCGCGAGAGCACGTCGACGGTCGCGAAGTCCTCGGCAAGGCGGAACGGCGTCTCGTACCCGAGCGGTACCACCGCGGTCTCGAGGCGGATCGTCGAGGTGCGCTGGGTCGCCGCGGCCAAGAACGGCAGAGCCGACGACAGACCGCGTTCGAGGTGACGCTGGCGGACGCCGGCCACCTGATAGCCCAGCTCCTCCGCGTACTCGATGAGCCGCAGGGTCTCTTCCAGACCGCCGGACGGGTCGCTCTCGTCGTACGTTCCCGGCAGGGTCAGCCCCGCCTCGGCGATCGTGGGTGTGGGAGGAATCGGCATCCGAATCTCACTCGCTCTTCCACGCGGCCACGAGCGAGTCCAGACGCGAGTCCGCGCCGAGGCTCACACCGTGCACCGCGTCGCGGGTGCCGAGGATCGAGGTGAGCTCGTGCACCGGAATCTGGTACACCTGGCTCGCGATGCGCGCCTGCGCCTCGGCGAGCACCTCGTCGCGGGCGGCGGGGTCGCTGATCGCCAACTGCTTCTGCAGCAGGGCCTCCAACGTCGGGTCGTCGATGCGGTAGCGCGTCGTGGCCTTCGAGAAGGTGGTGCGCAGCACGTCGCCGTCGGCACGGGAGAGGTTTCCCCACACGATGTCGAAGTCACCGTTCTTCTGCGCCTCGAGGAAGTCCGGCACCGGTCCGCTCTGCAGTTGGATGTCGATGCCGACGGCCTTGAGCTGCTGCTGGATGAGCTCGAGCGAGGTCTGATTGGGGCCGAAGTTGGTGATCCACCACAGCTTCAGCTGCAGCTTCTGACCGTCCTTCTCGCGGATGCCGTCGGCCCCGGCCGTCCAGCCGGCGGCGTCGAGCAGCGCGGCGGCGCGGTCGGGGTCGTACCCGAACGACGCGCTCTCGTCGGCATAGCCCGGGGTGGTTGCGGCGAGCGCGCTCGTGGCGATCGCGAAGTAGTCGTTCAACGCGGTGTCGCGCACGGTCTTGGCATCGACGGCTGCGGCGATGGCCTGGCGCACGGCGAGGTCGGCGACGATCGGGTGCGACAGGTTGAACGACAGCCCGAACGAGATACCCGGGTTGCCACGCCACACCAGCGGGTAGCCGGCCTGTTCGAGGGAGGCGACATCGTTCGGCTGCACGCTGCCGGCGACGTCGACCTGGTCGGAGGTCAGGCTGCCGGTGCGCACGCTCGCCTCGGGGACGATCTGGAATGTCACGGAGTCGAGCCGCGCGCGGCCGTCGTTGCCGAGGGCCGCGGGGGCCCAGGCGTAGTCCTCACGCGCCGTCAGCACCGTCGAGGTGTCCTTCGTGTAGGTCTTCAGCGTGAAGGGGCCGGTCCCGACGACCGCCTTGCCGTCGGCGCGCTGGTCGTAGGGGACGGCGAGGGTGGCGTCGCCGACGATGCCGAGGGCCACCGACGCGGTGGAGTTGGGGAACGCCGCGTTGGGACTCGAGAAGCGCACGAGCGCGGTGTGGTCGTCGACCACGTCGGTTCCGGCGTAGCCGACGAAGCTGCTGACGGCCTGGCTCAGCGCGCCCGCGGCGACGATGTCGTCGAAGGTCGCCTTGACGTTGGCCGCCGTGAAGGGCGTGCCGTCCGAGAAGGTGACGTCGTCGCGCAGCGAGAAGGTGAACTCCGTCGCGTCGGCGTTCGAGGTGTACGCGGTCGCGAGCCACGGATCGAGGGCGCCCGTCTCGGGGTTCTGGTACAGCAGCGAATCGACGAGCTGCCGGGTGACGTACAGGGTGTCGTTGCCCGAGCCGGTGCTCGAGGGGTTCAGCGAGATCGGGTCGTTCGCGACCGCGAACGTCAGGTCTCCGCCCTGGACCGGGGTGGCGGATGCCGTGTCGGCACCGGGGGCGGCGGCGGTGTT is a genomic window containing:
- a CDS encoding ABC transporter substrate-binding protein, producing the protein MTTRRSTLAAALAVTAALALSACANTAAAPGADTASATPVQGGDLTFAVANDPISLNPSSTGSGNDTLYVTRQLVDSLLYQNPETGALDPWLATAYTSNADATEFTFSLRDDVTFSDGTPFTAANVKATFDDIVAAGALSQAVSSFVGYAGTDVVDDHTALVRFSSPNAAFPNSTASVALGIVGDATLAVPYDQRADGKAVVGTGPFTLKTYTKDTSTVLTAREDYAWAPAALGNDGRARLDSVTFQIVPEASVRTGSLTSDQVDVAGSVQPNDVASLEQAGYPLVWRGNPGISFGLSFNLSHPIVADLAVRQAIAAAVDAKTVRDTALNDYFAIATSALAATTPGYADESASFGYDPDRAAALLDAAGWTAGADGIREKDGQKLQLKLWWITNFGPNQTSLELIQQQLKAVGIDIQLQSGPVPDFLEAQKNGDFDIVWGNLSRADGDVLRTTFSKATTRYRIDDPTLEALLQKQLAISDPAARDEVLAEAQARIASQVYQIPVHELTSILGTRDAVHGVSLGADSRLDSLVAAWKSE